In Pectobacterium aroidearum, the following are encoded in one genomic region:
- a CDS encoding DUF6331 family protein yields the protein MSFIKEDFIPIGDNERIVLPDLTGRHHLAVNVDDVLEGLLPLWLIIETECVAACCGFDAFDFSADTLYAAARKLDAPELGHTLHRAIEQITLLDTTVISSSYLNNLADKQAFITLLLHIRTSLPQGND from the coding sequence GTGTCGTTTATTAAGGAAGATTTTATCCCGATAGGGGATAACGAGCGCATTGTCTTACCCGATTTAACCGGGCGGCATCATTTGGCTGTTAATGTCGATGACGTGCTCGAAGGCTTGTTACCGTTATGGCTGATTATTGAAACCGAGTGCGTGGCAGCCTGCTGTGGCTTTGATGCATTTGATTTCTCTGCTGATACACTTTATGCCGCAGCCCGCAAGCTGGACGCCCCAGAACTTGGTCACACTCTACACCGCGCCATTGAGCAAATAACCTTACTGGATACCACGGTGATATCCAGCAGTTATCTGAATAATCTGGCGGATAAACAGGCCTTTATTACCTTGTTGCTGCACATTCGTACCAGTTTACCGCAAGGAAACGACTAA
- a CDS encoding FAD:protein FMN transferase, whose protein sequence is MPSVDNAYVYSVHLMGSPILLKLFVHDETAVRQVFLRIKQLEDLLTVNRAQSEVMSINHAAGKASVPVSPVVFALIKRAKAVSLIENSGFNVAIGPVVKLWKIGFSGSTVPDSESIQRALALTHPERIILIEQDCAVLLESAGMEIDLGAIAKGYIADIVRDVLHQHAIQDALINLGGNVLAIGSALTDEQGLWSVGLQKPFADRDSLLGIIKVKNKSVVTSGVYERFFTVDDRIYHHIIDPRTGYPLDNELHSVTVISNDSLDGDIYTTLLYGMGVNVGIEFLQHQPDIEAIFVTKSKEIIFSSQQHHTFELLDTDYSATIR, encoded by the coding sequence ATGCCTTCTGTCGATAATGCTTACGTCTATTCCGTTCATCTCATGGGTAGCCCCATTCTGCTCAAACTCTTTGTTCATGATGAAACCGCTGTCAGGCAAGTTTTCCTGCGCATCAAGCAGCTTGAAGACCTTCTAACCGTTAATCGGGCGCAGTCGGAAGTGATGAGTATCAATCACGCGGCGGGAAAAGCGTCTGTGCCGGTCAGCCCGGTTGTCTTTGCGCTGATTAAGCGCGCTAAAGCGGTGAGTCTGATTGAAAATAGTGGCTTTAATGTGGCGATAGGTCCCGTCGTCAAACTCTGGAAAATCGGTTTTAGCGGCAGCACGGTGCCTGACAGCGAATCGATACAACGAGCGCTGGCATTGACACATCCCGAGCGCATTATTCTCATAGAGCAGGATTGTGCCGTATTGCTAGAAAGCGCCGGAATGGAGATCGATCTGGGGGCGATTGCGAAAGGCTATATTGCCGATATCGTCCGAGATGTTCTGCATCAACATGCGATTCAGGATGCGCTGATCAATCTGGGGGGGAACGTGCTGGCTATCGGCAGCGCGCTGACGGATGAGCAAGGGCTATGGAGCGTCGGGTTGCAGAAGCCTTTTGCGGATCGCGATAGCCTGCTTGGCATCATTAAGGTGAAGAACAAATCCGTGGTGACATCCGGCGTTTATGAGCGCTTTTTTACCGTGGACGATCGCATCTACCATCATATTATCGATCCTCGGACGGGTTATCCGCTGGATAATGAACTGCACAGCGTAACGGTTATCTCGAATGATTCTCTCGACGGTGATATTTACACCACGCTGCTCTACGGCATGGGCGTGAACGTGGGCATTGAGTTTCTACAGCATCAACCGGACATTGAGGCCATCTTTGTGACGAAGAGTAAAGAGATCATCTTTTCTTCTCAGCAACATCATACGTTTGAATTGCTGGATACGGATTATTCGGCGACTATACGGTGA
- the fabI gene encoding enoyl-ACP reductase FabI has protein sequence MGFLTGKRILVTGVASNRSIAYGIAQAMQREGAELAFTYQNDKLKARVEGFASELGSSIVLPCDVAEDASIEALFTELANVWPNFDGFVHSIAYAPGDQLDGDYVDAVTREGFNIAHDISSYSFVAMAKACRKMLNPNSALVTLSYLGAERAIPNYNVMGLAKASLEANVRYMANAMGAQGVRVNAISAGPIRTLAASGIKDFKKMLSHCEAVTPIRRVVTIEDVGNSAAFLCSDLAAGISGEVLHVDGGFSIAAMNELELK, from the coding sequence ATGGGTTTTCTTACCGGTAAGCGCATTCTGGTAACAGGTGTTGCCAGCAACCGTTCTATTGCCTACGGTATTGCACAAGCAATGCAGCGTGAAGGTGCCGAACTGGCCTTCACGTATCAGAACGACAAATTGAAAGCACGCGTTGAAGGCTTTGCCAGCGAGCTGGGCTCCAGCATCGTTCTGCCGTGTGATGTCGCTGAAGATGCGAGCATCGAAGCACTGTTTACCGAACTGGCTAACGTATGGCCGAACTTTGATGGCTTCGTGCACTCTATTGCTTACGCACCGGGCGACCAACTGGACGGTGACTACGTTGATGCCGTGACCCGTGAAGGTTTCAACATCGCTCACGATATCAGCTCTTACAGCTTCGTCGCGATGGCGAAAGCCTGCCGTAAAATGCTGAACCCGAACTCTGCGCTGGTTACCCTGTCCTATCTGGGCGCTGAGCGCGCTATCCCGAACTATAACGTGATGGGTCTGGCAAAAGCGTCTCTGGAAGCAAACGTACGTTACATGGCGAACGCCATGGGTGCTCAGGGCGTGCGCGTTAACGCCATCTCTGCGGGCCCGATTCGTACACTGGCTGCATCCGGCATCAAAGACTTCAAGAAAATGTTGTCTCATTGCGAAGCCGTTACACCAATCCGCCGTGTCGTTACCATTGAAGACGTGGGCAACTCTGCTGCGTTCCTGTGTTCCGATCTGGCTGCCGGTATCTCCGGTGAAGTTCTGCACGTTGACGGCGGCTTCAGCATCGCTGCAATGAACGAGCTGGAACTGAAATAA
- a CDS encoding flavocytochrome c, with translation MKNNHHDLFAAFTLPNGATLKNRVLMAPMTTCSGFYDGSVTKELVEYYQARAGSIGTVIVECCFIDDKGLAFPGAIGIDHDDKIAGLAKIATAIKEKGSTAILQIYHGGRMVEPRFIGGATPVAPSAIAAPRAGATVPVALSGDEVDAMIGKFGDAVRRAIQAGFDGVEIHGANTYLIQQFYSPHSNQRSDKWGGSRDNRAAFPLAVLDITHEVAAQYADPAFIIGYRFSPEEIEEPGIHFDDSLYLLEKLAARGLDYVHFSMGNILRSSIIEINDPTPLIKKYVSRRSATLAAIPVIGVGDIVNQADADAALENGYDLIAVGRACIAYPDWADRIAEQEKLELYIASDKREALMIPEPLWRFSLVEAMIRDVNLTGKKFKSGVYQESIQDECGELRIHVHFEQNRVADIELENSEIDDSLKISFDIIRERILDTNSPHVDAVTGATAQSEAIKKAVTKAMVKSSKDAIIADGGNPDARREADVVVIGSGGAGLAAAIQASEEGARVIVIEKMPVIGGNTIKASAGMNAAGTVFQQNKGIEDSHALFYNETLKSGKQKNNPALVHYFVEHASDAINWLAQHDIELSDITTTGGMSVDRTHRPANGAAVGGYLVSGLIKNLNKYNIEVLLETSVTEIVQDKGKVTAVKVVNDEQEESLITTKAVIVATGGFSANQAMVESYRPDLKGFVTTNHKGAMGGGIRLLEHIGADTVDMGEIQTHPTVEQTTSYLISESIRGGGAILVSQRGERFFNEMETRDNVSSAIVNLPEGYAYILFDEQVRNRNRAVEEYVAQGLTVRADSVAELADKLDMPSAALQTTIERYNAFIADKQDEDFGRTTGMRDPLNQAPYYAIKVAPGVHHTMGGVTINEKAEVLNRYKETISGAYAAGEVVGGIHGANRIGGNAVADIIIFGIQAGIQAAAYARMPRRSGIFPTKARKAKFVKTTVKTAENQSMLVEE, from the coding sequence ATGAAGAATAATCACCATGATCTATTTGCCGCTTTTACACTCCCCAACGGCGCGACGCTGAAAAATCGGGTACTGATGGCTCCCATGACCACCTGTAGTGGGTTTTACGATGGGAGTGTCACCAAAGAGCTGGTGGAATATTATCAGGCCAGAGCTGGCAGTATCGGCACCGTAATTGTGGAATGCTGCTTTATTGATGACAAAGGGTTAGCGTTTCCCGGTGCGATAGGGATAGACCACGACGATAAAATTGCCGGGTTGGCTAAAATTGCGACGGCGATTAAAGAAAAAGGCTCGACGGCGATCCTGCAAATTTATCACGGTGGCCGCATGGTCGAACCGCGTTTTATTGGCGGTGCGACACCGGTTGCTCCGAGCGCTATTGCCGCGCCGCGCGCAGGAGCGACGGTTCCGGTCGCGCTGTCGGGCGATGAGGTTGACGCCATGATCGGCAAATTTGGCGATGCCGTCCGTCGTGCTATTCAGGCGGGATTCGATGGGGTAGAAATTCACGGCGCGAACACCTACCTGATCCAACAGTTCTATTCTCCACACTCTAATCAGCGCTCAGATAAATGGGGCGGCAGCCGTGATAACCGTGCGGCATTTCCGCTGGCGGTGTTGGATATCACCCATGAGGTCGCGGCTCAATACGCCGATCCTGCATTTATTATCGGCTATCGTTTCTCACCGGAAGAGATCGAAGAACCGGGCATTCATTTTGATGATTCACTCTATCTGCTGGAGAAATTAGCGGCACGCGGGCTGGATTATGTCCACTTCTCTATGGGAAATATCCTGCGCTCATCCATTATTGAGATTAATGACCCGACGCCGCTGATTAAAAAATATGTTTCCCGTCGTTCTGCAACATTAGCCGCGATTCCGGTTATTGGCGTCGGGGATATTGTGAATCAGGCAGACGCCGACGCGGCGCTGGAAAATGGTTATGACCTGATTGCCGTCGGCAGAGCCTGTATTGCTTATCCAGACTGGGCAGATCGTATTGCCGAGCAGGAAAAACTCGAACTTTATATTGCCAGTGATAAACGTGAAGCATTAATGATTCCCGAACCGCTGTGGCGTTTTTCATTAGTCGAAGCCATGATTCGGGATGTAAATTTAACCGGAAAAAAATTTAAATCCGGGGTTTATCAGGAAAGCATTCAGGATGAATGTGGCGAGCTGCGAATTCATGTTCATTTTGAGCAGAATCGGGTCGCCGATATCGAGCTGGAAAATAGCGAGATCGATGATTCACTGAAAATCAGTTTTGATATTATCCGCGAACGCATTCTGGATACCAATAGCCCACATGTTGATGCCGTAACGGGCGCAACGGCACAGAGTGAAGCGATTAAAAAGGCTGTCACCAAGGCGATGGTGAAATCCAGCAAAGACGCCATTATTGCCGATGGCGGTAACCCTGACGCGCGCCGCGAAGCGGACGTGGTAGTGATTGGCAGCGGCGGTGCGGGGCTGGCGGCGGCGATTCAGGCCAGCGAAGAGGGCGCGCGCGTTATCGTGATTGAAAAGATGCCGGTCATTGGTGGCAATACCATCAAGGCATCTGCTGGTATGAACGCGGCGGGAACCGTCTTCCAGCAAAATAAAGGCATCGAAGATAGCCACGCGCTGTTCTATAACGAAACCCTGAAAAGCGGCAAACAGAAGAACAATCCCGCGCTGGTACACTATTTCGTCGAGCACGCATCTGACGCGATTAACTGGCTGGCGCAGCACGATATTGAACTGAGCGATATCACCACGACGGGCGGCATGAGCGTTGACAGAACGCATCGGCCTGCCAACGGCGCCGCGGTGGGCGGTTATCTGGTCAGCGGACTGATTAAAAATCTCAATAAGTACAATATTGAGGTGCTACTGGAAACGTCGGTAACCGAAATTGTGCAGGATAAGGGCAAGGTTACTGCCGTCAAAGTCGTTAATGATGAGCAGGAAGAAAGTCTGATTACGACAAAAGCGGTGATTGTTGCGACAGGCGGTTTTAGCGCCAATCAGGCAATGGTTGAGTCATACCGCCCAGACCTGAAAGGCTTCGTCACCACCAACCACAAAGGTGCGATGGGCGGCGGGATTCGGCTGCTGGAGCATATCGGTGCGGATACGGTGGATATGGGCGAAATTCAGACCCATCCGACGGTGGAACAAACGACATCTTATCTGATTTCCGAATCCATTCGCGGCGGCGGGGCTATTCTGGTGTCACAGCGTGGAGAGCGCTTCTTTAACGAAATGGAAACGCGGGATAACGTCTCGTCAGCCATCGTGAATCTGCCGGAAGGTTATGCGTACATCCTGTTCGACGAGCAGGTGAGAAACCGTAATCGGGCGGTCGAAGAGTATGTCGCGCAAGGGCTGACCGTCAGAGCGGACAGTGTCGCGGAACTGGCTGATAAGCTCGATATGCCGTCGGCTGCACTGCAAACCACGATCGAACGCTACAATGCCTTCATTGCCGATAAACAGGATGAGGATTTTGGCCGTACGACGGGGATGCGCGATCCGTTAAATCAGGCGCCTTACTACGCGATTAAGGTGGCGCCAGGCGTGCACCACACGATGGGGGGCGTGACCATCAACGAGAAAGCGGAAGTGCTGAACCGCTATAAAGAGACGATCTCCGGGGCTTATGCCGCAGGGGAAGTGGTTGGCGGTATTCACGGCGCGAACCGCATTGGCGGCAACGCCGTGGCGGATATCATTATCTTCGGTATTCAGGCGGGTATTCAGGCGGCGGCCTATGCGCGGATGCCGCGTCGTTCTGGTATTTTCCCAACGAAAGCACGGAAGGCGAAGTTTGTGAAAACAACGGTGAAAACGGCGGAAAATCAGTCGATGCTGGTAGAGGAATAA
- the sapF gene encoding putrescine export ABC transporter ATP-binding protein SapF, with the protein MVEMLLEARNLTKTFRYRTGLFRRQHVEAVKSVSFTLRERQTLAIIGENGSGKSTLAKMLSGMIAPTSGELVIDDHPLHYGDYRYRSQRIRMIFQDASNALNPRQRIGQLLDVPLRLNTDLSAEARERAINQALQQVGLRPDHAYYYPHALAPGQKQRVGLARALILQPKVIVADEALASLDMSMRSQIINLMLELQEKHGISYIYVTQHLGMMKHISDQILVMQAGEVVERGSTADVLSAPLHDLTKRLIASHFGEALSADAWRRDGAQR; encoded by the coding sequence ATGGTTGAGATGCTGCTTGAAGCCCGCAACCTGACCAAAACGTTCCGCTATCGAACCGGACTGTTCCGTCGTCAGCATGTCGAGGCGGTGAAATCCGTCAGCTTTACGCTGCGTGAACGACAAACGCTCGCCATCATCGGTGAGAACGGATCGGGGAAATCGACGCTGGCTAAAATGCTGTCAGGCATGATAGCCCCGACGTCCGGCGAACTGGTTATTGACGATCACCCGCTGCATTACGGCGATTACCGTTATCGCAGCCAGCGCATCCGCATGATCTTTCAGGATGCGAGCAATGCGCTCAATCCGCGCCAGCGCATCGGGCAGCTGCTGGATGTCCCGCTGCGGCTGAATACCGACCTCAGCGCCGAAGCGCGCGAACGAGCGATTAATCAGGCGCTGCAGCAGGTCGGGTTACGCCCCGATCATGCCTATTATTATCCGCATGCGCTCGCGCCGGGACAAAAACAGCGTGTCGGTCTGGCGCGCGCGCTGATCCTGCAACCGAAAGTGATTGTGGCCGATGAGGCGCTGGCATCACTGGATATGTCTATGCGGTCACAGATTATCAATCTAATGCTGGAGTTACAGGAAAAGCACGGTATCTCTTATATTTACGTGACGCAGCATCTGGGTATGATGAAGCACATCAGCGACCAGATTCTGGTGATGCAGGCTGGTGAAGTGGTCGAACGCGGCAGTACTGCCGATGTGTTGTCCGCCCCGCTCCATGACCTGACGAAACGTTTGATTGCCAGCCACTTCGGCGAAGCGCTCAGCGCCGACGCCTGGCGACGCGACGGCGCACAACGTTAA